ATTGCGCCTTCGTTAGCCAGTTGCAGGCGCTTCACACCCATAAAGGCGTCGCTCATCTTGGCGGTGTAGGGGGTGGCGACATCCTTGGTCCAGACCACGTTTCCGGCAGTATCGGTCAGGGTATATTTCACGGTTGCCGTGACGGTCATATCCAGGCCCATCATCGGCTGCTTGAGTTGGACAAGCTGTGCCGAAAGATTGAAGCGGGCGTTTTCGGTGGCCAGCATGGTATTAGCCGCCAGGCTTTGGCGCAGGGCCTCGGCGAAATCCTCGTTCGAAACGTTGGATACCCACATCGGATTGGTTGTCTTGCCGCCGGTCACGGTCGGGGCGGCAATGGCGTGATTGAGTGAGGACGTGCTGTCGATCAGGCTTTGCTGCGTGACGGCCACGGCCATGGCGCCTGGATTGGATGCCGACGCGCAGCCAGAAAGGATAAGGCACGCCGCAGCCGCGCCGAGAAACTTTTTCATGATGTCCCCCCGAAGGTTTATAGGTAACAAAATACTACATTCCACTACCTCCGGTTATTGTCAACCGGGTTCTTTGCGTTTAGAAGCGAGGGAGCCGACATATTATATCCGGCGTGACTTTGAGGGGGGAATGTTATGAAGCGACTAACTGTCGTTATGGGCTTATTGCTGCTGACGGGCTGTGGCGGGCGCGTCGCTCAGCCCGTCCAACTGGTAAGGGATATCGATTCCAGTCTGACCTGTGATCATCTGAAGGCGGAATACGACAACAATCTGAAGCGTAGGGTGGAGTTGACGGGCGAGTCAGCCGACAAGGTCGGCAACAATATTGGCATATTACTGGTTTCCCCTCTGTTCCTGGATCTGTCGGACACGCAAAAGGTCGAAGTCAAGGCATTGTTGGCGCGAAACGAGCGCTTGCAGCAGTTGGCGACGACGAAATCATGCTCCGCCCTTATGCCGGCGGCCACGGGCCGTTAAGGCTCAAACACCACACAGACGCCCGCCTGGTCGGCATCGGCCAGGGCTTCCGGCTTGATCACCGAGACCTCGACACGACGGACATGCGGCAGGGCCACCAGCGTGCGCGCCATGTCCTCGGCCAGGGTTTCGACCAGCTTGATATGACCGCGATCGATGAACTCACGGGCAATCTGGCCGACCAGTTCGTAGTTGAGCGTATCCTTCAAGCCATGGATGGCGTGCAGGTCGAGATCGAAAACGGCGTCGATAATCAACGGCTGAGTGCGGCCATGTTCATGGTCATAGATGCCGATGGCGGCCTCAACCCTCAGGCCCTTGACGAAGACGCGACGCGAAATCAAGTTCATGATAAGGCATCCCACGCATCGGGGGCCAGCAGATCATTCAGGCTCATATCGGCGCGGTGGCACCATTCGCCCAGCCGGATCGGGCAGGCGGCGATATCGTCGGGCCCAAGCACCACGCTGTTGGTCGGGGTTTCCTCGATCTCGAAGCGCACACACTCGAATTCCGGCAGGTGCGCGGCCAGGATGGCGTTCAGCTTCATGTAGAGTGCGCTAGCGACGGCCTCGGTGGTGGGATCGCCCTCGATCACCAGCAGGCGCGGCAGCAGGTCCGGTTCATGCTGGCGGAAATAGCCAATCATCGGATCGTCATGGCCAAGCTGGAAGGCATGATCGAGACTGTCATCGACAAAGCGGTGCCAGTGGCGTTTCAGGTCGGCGAAGCTGGCGGCATAGTTGGCATTGCCCCAGCGCATGGCGCCGGCGTCCTTCGCCTGGAGGCTGACCACGACGAATTCATTATGGCCATGCGGTGTCAGGCACTTCGAATTGGCATCGAAGCGCAGGCGGTGGGCCATGGAAAAGCGGCGTTTGAACTGAAGCTGCACGGGAGGGGCCTATGGAAAACTCCTGCCTGCTAAATCCCATAGAGCCCCCGGAGTCAATCGGTACGTCAGGCGCGCACGTCGAAAACCATGTTGAACGGCGTTTCGGTGGCACGTCGGAAGTGTGAGAAGCCGGCATCCATTGCCACCTTGCGCAGCCGGATTTCGCCGGCCTGCGCCCCCAGGCCGAGGCCGACTTCCTGCGACAGCGAGGCCGGCGTGCAGACCATGGTGGAGGCGCCGTAGAAGATGCGGCCGACCGGATTGAGGTTTTCCTTCAACGTATCATGCGCGAAAGGCTCGACGATCATCCAGGTGCCGTCGGGCGCCAGGGTTTCCCTGACGTGTCGGCCAGCCCCGACTGGATCACCCATGTCGTGCAGGCAGTCGAACATGGCGACGAGGTCGTACTCGCGCGCCGGGAAATCCTTGGCCGAAGCCTGCTCGAAGGTAACGCGATCATCGACCCCGGCTTCCTTCGCGGCGGCCCATGGCGCGTTCGATGGAGGGGCCGTGATAATCGAAGCCGGTCAGTTTCGCGGTCGGGAACGCCTTGGCCATCAGTATGGTGGAGGCGCCGTGGCCGCAGCCGACATCGGCCACCCTCGCGCCGTGTTCGAGCTTGTCTTTCAGGCCGTCGATCGCCGGAATCCATTCCTCGATCAGGTGCGCATTATAGCCGGGCCGGAAGAAGCGCTCGGTGCCGCGGAAGAGGCACTGGCTGTGGTCGTGCCAGCCGACCCCGGCCCCGGTGCGGAAGGCTTCGGCGATCTTCGGTTCATCGAGCCAGATGGACTGCATGATCTCAAAAGCGCCGCCGAAAAAGGCCGGGCTGTCCTCCTCGGCAAAGGCCATGGCCTGTTCCGGCGACAGGCTGAAAGTGCCGTCTTCGTCATTATAATCGATATATTCGGCCGCGGCCTGGGCGGAGAGCCATTCGCGCAGGTAGCGCTCCTTGTAGCCGGTCTTGCGCGCCAGGCTTTCGGGCGTGACGGGCACGCCGTCGGCCATGGCCTTGTAGAGGCCGAGCTGGTCGCCCAGCAGGACAGTGGCGCCGGTGACGGAGGCGCCCAGCTCGCCGACCATCCGGCCGACCAGTGCATCGAGTTTTTGGGGATCGGGTTGACGCATGACTGTGCTCCTTGTGAATGGACCACTTCGTCTCTGCGCCGGAAAGGATGTGCGGAACTTTTGCCGGAGTGTACGCCTGTCCGAAACGCGCGGCAAGCGGGCTCAGTTCAGCCCGCCATCAGGCGGGCGGCGGAGGTTTTTGCACGGGTTTGACCTGTGCCTGGGCGGCTCTTTTCAGGGCCAGTTCGGCCCGTGCCGTTTCGAAAGCCTCGGTGTAATCGACATAGGTGACCTTGGGGCCACCGGCGGGCGCGGCCTTATGGGGCAGCGGCGCGGCGGAGGCTGGTGCAGTCTGTGCGATATTTTGGACAATGTCTTCAGCAGCGTCCCACCATGATCCCAGAGCCTGACGGCGCTCTTCGCCCCATTTCAGCGTACTGGCCAGCGAGACGCGCGCCTTGATGGCCGCGACCTCATGGGTGGCGCGTTCGGCTTCGAGCTGGTGCGGATTGGGCGACTTGTCGCGCGTCTGGCGCTCGGCGCGGTCGCAGCGGCTGTAGACGCGCTCGATCATGGCAGCCACGCGTACGGCGCGCTCGACGCCCGGCATATCTTCGGGATCGTCCATGGCGGTGATCTTCAACAGCATTCGGTCGGCAAAGGCGCGCAACATCTCGCGCCGCTCTTCCGGCGTCAGTTGTGCCTGTGCTGTCTGGTCATCCAAAGCCATGGGTACAGAATGCACCGGGAAATTTGAGAGGGGATAATTGTTGGGAGTTGGCCCTTAGGCGGCGTTGACGATCTCGTTAAAAGTGCAAAAGCGGACGTGGCTAGTGAACAGCATCGTTCGTAAGTATGAGACCGCCGGGTACTCTCTGTAAAATTTCCCCGTAGTTAGTTGGTCGCTTCATAATGTTGGCCAGCTCGGAATCTTGCCGTCTGAATGCTGCATTAGGAGCGGCAATATGTACGGTAGACAAGAGTCATAGTTCAAACTACAGTCGAATCAAAAGGAAAGAGGGCTATGCGTTTTCCGGAGACCGGTCGGATCATTTATGAACGAAATCCCATCCGGGAGGTGATCTGTCAAATCAGTTTTCCGCGCGCCTTAATCATTGAGGGAACTCTTCCTTTTGAATTTCAAGAGGCCATTAAGCCTCTCTTCCCTAACGTATCGATCCGCGATATAGTCCCGCTCTCCATTACGTCATTTTCGCCAAGCGAAAATGACGCTGCACTTGATCGACGCAGACAGCTGTACGATTTTTTCCACCGAAGACGGGAAATTCACTTGTACGTTATCTAGTGAATTTCTGGCTTTAACGGCGACCTCGTACGAATGCTGGGAAAATTTTCTTCAACACCTTCAACCTACACTCGAAGCGCTG
This sequence is a window from Asticcacaulis sp.. Protein-coding genes within it:
- the folB gene encoding dihydroneopterin aldolase → MNLISRRVFVKGLRVEAAIGIYDHEHGRTQPLIIDAVFDLDLHAIHGLKDTLNYELVGQIAREFIDRGHIKLVETLAEDMARTLVALPHVRRVEVSVIKPEALADADQAGVCVVFEP
- a CDS encoding 6-carboxytetrahydropterin synthase; the encoded protein is MQLQFKRRFSMAHRLRFDANSKCLTPHGHNEFVVVSLQAKDAGAMRWGNANYAASFADLKRHWHRFVDDSLDHAFQLGHDDPMIGYFRQHEPDLLPRLLVIEGDPTTEAVASALYMKLNAILAAHLPEFECVRFEIEETPTNSVVLGPDDIAACPIRLGEWCHRADMSLNDLLAPDAWDALS
- a CDS encoding class I SAM-dependent methyltransferase, which gives rise to MRQPDPQKLDALVGRMVGELGASVTGATVLLGDQLGLYKAMADGVPVTPESLARKTGYKERYLREWLSAQAAAEYIDYNDEDGTFSLSPEQAMAFAEEDSPAFFGGAFEIMQSIWLDEPKIAEAFRTGAGVGWHDHSQCLFRGTERFFRPGYNAHLIEEWIPAIDGLKDKLEHGARVADVGCGHGASTILMAKAFPTAKLTGFDYHGPSIERAMGRREGSRGR